A stretch of DNA from Calderihabitans maritimus:
TCATACATAAATCCCCAATTACCATTGGAGGAAAGAAAATCGAAAAAATTACCTAGGTCCACTTGACAGCTTCGAAGGTGCTTAATTGTATTGACAGTGTATTTGGAACGTGATAATATCTATAAGTGTGTAATTTCCGAAGGAGGTCTAGGATGATGCCTTTTGAGAGACTGCGGAAGGCTCGAAAAAAAACAGTGGGAACAAAACAAACTACTAAAGCAGTTCAGAAAGGCCTCGCCAAAGTAGTTTATATAGCAGAGGATGCTGACTCCCATGTGGTTGACCCACTGATAGCCTTATGCCAAG
This window harbors:
- a CDS encoding L7Ae/L30e/S12e/Gadd45 family ribosomal protein; protein product: MMPFERLRKARKKTVGTKQTTKAVQKGLAKVVYIAEDADSHVVDPLIALCQEKGTEIIRVSSMAELGQACGIEVGAASAAIIED